A stretch of the Streptomyces sp. NBC_00078 genome encodes the following:
- a CDS encoding PadR family transcriptional regulator: MSTRHILLGLLASGPSHGYDLKRRHDERFPQARPLAYGQVYTTLQRLVRDGLAQVEGTDSDGGPERTAYRSTEDGTRELARWAGEIAPPAPFVTNEIFAKVVVSILSGGDPAGYLAAQRAAHMERMRELTAVKTAGGAGLATVLSADYALNHLDADLRWMNTTAARLTTLTAEVDAA; the protein is encoded by the coding sequence ATGAGCACCCGCCACATCCTGCTGGGGCTGCTCGCCTCTGGGCCGAGCCATGGCTACGACCTCAAGCGACGCCACGACGAACGTTTTCCGCAGGCCCGTCCGCTGGCCTACGGGCAGGTCTACACGACCCTGCAGCGCCTGGTCCGGGACGGCCTCGCCCAGGTCGAGGGCACCGACTCGGACGGCGGCCCGGAGCGGACGGCATACCGCTCGACCGAGGACGGAACGCGCGAACTGGCCCGGTGGGCCGGGGAGATCGCCCCGCCCGCACCGTTCGTGACGAACGAGATCTTCGCCAAGGTCGTCGTGTCGATCCTGTCCGGCGGCGACCCGGCCGGCTACCTGGCCGCGCAGCGTGCCGCGCACATGGAGCGGATGCGGGAGCTCACGGCGGTCAAGACCGCCGGGGGCGCCGGCCTCGCGACCGTGCTCTCGGCGGACTACGCCCTCAACCACCTCGACGCCGACCTCCGTTGGATGAACACCACGGCGGCCCGGCTCACCACCCTGACCGCGGAGGTCGACGCAGCATGA
- a CDS encoding TetR family transcriptional regulator, with protein MKASDSSSTESGTGGARRRSADTRDAILAAARERFAADGYERATIRAIAGDAGIDPSMVMRYYGNKEGLFAAAVSIDLSMPDPGSLLRQDVGRTLVAHFLGMWEENEVLTALLRVGVTNRAGAERMQSVFRDQLIPVAREVCPDPEQAPARAALGAAQLLGLALTRYVLRFPATVALSREEIVAWLAPTLQRYLTAPSP; from the coding sequence GTGAAAGCCAGTGACAGCAGCAGTACGGAATCCGGCACCGGCGGTGCCCGGCGCCGTTCGGCGGACACCCGCGACGCCATCCTCGCCGCGGCCCGCGAACGCTTCGCGGCCGACGGCTACGAGCGGGCCACCATCCGCGCGATCGCGGGGGACGCCGGCATCGACCCGTCCATGGTGATGCGCTATTACGGCAACAAGGAGGGCCTGTTCGCGGCAGCGGTCTCCATCGATCTGTCGATGCCGGATCCGGGTTCGCTGCTCCGGCAGGACGTCGGCCGGACGCTCGTGGCGCACTTCCTCGGCATGTGGGAGGAGAACGAGGTGCTGACGGCCCTGCTCCGGGTCGGTGTGACCAATCGTGCCGGGGCCGAGCGGATGCAGTCCGTCTTCCGGGACCAGCTGATTCCGGTCGCCCGCGAGGTGTGTCCCGATCCCGAGCAGGCCCCGGCGCGGGCCGCGCTCGGTGCCGCGCAGCTGCTGGGGCTGGCGCTCACGCGCTACGTGCTGCGGTTTCCGGCGACCGTGGCGCTGAGCCGCGAGGAGATCGTGGCGTGGCTGGCGCCGACCCTGCAGCGGTATCTCACGGCGCCGAGCCCCTGA
- a CDS encoding HNH endonuclease encodes MPHVLVLNASYEPLGVVPLRRALVLVLENKAVSLEESGAFMHSATVTVPAPSVVRLKRFVRVPYRGPVPLTRRALFARDGGRCMYCGGVATSVDHVIPRSRGGKHVWDNVVASCRRCNHVKADRHLFEIGWRLRHKPAPPTGLAWRIIGTGHRDPRWLPYLQPYGAEAAMARIDGISA; translated from the coding sequence GTGCCGCACGTCCTGGTCCTCAACGCGTCGTACGAGCCACTCGGCGTCGTACCGCTCCGCCGCGCGCTCGTCCTCGTCCTGGAGAACAAGGCTGTCTCCCTGGAGGAATCCGGCGCCTTCATGCACAGCGCAACCGTCACAGTCCCCGCACCCAGCGTGGTCCGGCTCAAGCGATTCGTCCGGGTTCCCTATCGGGGGCCCGTTCCTCTCACCCGGCGGGCGCTCTTCGCGCGCGACGGGGGCCGGTGCATGTACTGCGGTGGCGTCGCAACCAGCGTCGACCACGTCATCCCGCGCAGCCGCGGGGGCAAACACGTCTGGGACAACGTGGTGGCGTCCTGCCGCCGCTGCAACCACGTGAAGGCCGACCGACATCTCTTCGAGATCGGCTGGCGGCTGCGCCACAAACCCGCTCCACCCACCGGACTGGCCTGGCGCATCATCGGCACCGGCCATAGGGACCCGCGCTGGCTGCCGTACTTGCAGCCATACGGCGCGGAGGCCGCCATGGCCCGGATCGACGGCATTTCCGCCTGA
- a CDS encoding ABC transporter ATP-binding protein: MSNGDTSNGDSPDGTDSAVPLLAARDLTKTHGRTEALRGASAELRAGEILAVTGASGSGKSTLLHCLAGIVRPDAGAVTYAGQRLDQLPEKRLSELRRTDFGVVFQFGQLIPELTALDNVALPLMLAGTPRAEAQAQAGEWLERFGVWGQEALRPGEMSGGQAQRTALARALVTGPKVVFADEPTGALDSLASEQVMAALVHTARDAGTSVLLITHDAQVAAYADREVRLSDGAVAPAGVAA, translated from the coding sequence ATGAGCAACGGGGACACGAGCAACGGGGACAGCCCGGACGGCACGGACAGCGCGGTGCCGCTCCTGGCGGCCCGTGACCTCACCAAGACGCACGGCAGGACCGAGGCCCTGCGCGGCGCCTCGGCCGAGTTGCGGGCCGGCGAGATCCTCGCCGTGACCGGGGCCAGCGGCAGCGGGAAGTCCACGCTGCTGCACTGCCTGGCCGGCATCGTGCGCCCGGACGCGGGCGCGGTGACGTATGCCGGGCAGCGGCTCGACCAGCTGCCGGAGAAGCGGCTGAGCGAGCTGCGCCGCACCGACTTCGGGGTGGTCTTCCAGTTCGGGCAGCTGATTCCCGAGCTGACGGCGCTGGACAATGTCGCGCTGCCGCTGATGCTGGCCGGAACACCGCGCGCCGAGGCGCAGGCACAGGCCGGCGAGTGGCTGGAGCGGTTCGGCGTGTGGGGGCAGGAGGCGCTGCGGCCCGGTGAGATGAGCGGCGGCCAGGCCCAGCGGACGGCGCTGGCGCGGGCGTTGGTCACCGGCCCGAAGGTCGTCTTCGCGGACGAGCCGACGGGAGCGCTGGACTCCCTGGCGAGCGAACAGGTGATGGCGGCCCTGGTGCACACGGCCCGGGACGCGGGCACGTCGGTGCTGCTGATCACGCACGACGCCCAGGTGGCCGCGTACGCGGACCGCGAGGTGCGGCTGAGCGACGGTGCCGTGGCGCCGGCGGGGGTGGCGGCATGA
- the malQ gene encoding 4-alpha-glucanotransferase, translating into MAAQGSPEPPAEDLSRLAALHGVATSYSPSPDRKVAASATAVTLALAALGVDTGTPEATRAALAARERELGERLLPPTVVLWSGGTSPALAALPNGTRLRIETEQGETRGSAEQLPPGIHRLTASAPDGRSAAAHLVVAPARLPTPAARSYGLLVQLYSLLSHRSWGMGDLGDLAELTAWAGRALGAGFVQVNPLHAAVPGAPTDPSPYRPSSRRFPDPVHLRVEDIPEYAYVEDREHLRALLGRAAGLRESVLEKGALIDRDAVWALKRQALELIREVEPGPGRRAAYVDFVAEEGEALEDHATWYALAEVHGSDWSRWPAALRDPRSAETARARGQLLDRVDFHSWLAWLTDAQLTDAQRAAREAGMPIGIVHDLAVGVHPGGADAWAQQEYFAAGMSVGAPPDAFNARGQDWGLPPWRPDRLAESGYAPYRRLLKALFRYAGALRIDHVMGLFRLWWVPQGHPPTEGTYVRYDAEAMLAVLVLEASRAGSVVIGEDLGTVEPGVRETLRERGVLGTSVLWFERDWDGDGRPLPPERWRADCLATATTHDLPPTAARLTGEHVELRDSLGLLTRPLEEERAEAAADTGEWLALLTRLGLLDGMGGGHGTSQEEAEIQAVHRFLLATPSRMLGVWLPDTLGDRRPQNLPGTWDQYPNWRLPIADAEGRPVTLEELAGSPRLHALIDVLRAGRQE; encoded by the coding sequence ATGGCAGCGCAGGGGTCGCCCGAACCGCCCGCCGAGGACCTGTCCCGGCTCGCCGCCCTGCACGGCGTCGCCACCTCCTACAGCCCCTCCCCGGACCGCAAGGTCGCGGCCTCGGCCACCGCTGTCACCCTCGCGCTGGCCGCCCTCGGCGTCGACACGGGCACCCCCGAGGCCACCCGTGCCGCGCTCGCCGCCCGTGAGCGGGAGCTGGGCGAGCGGCTGCTGCCGCCGACGGTGGTGCTCTGGAGCGGCGGTACGTCCCCCGCGCTCGCGGCCCTCCCAAACGGCACCCGACTGCGCATCGAGACCGAACAGGGCGAGACGCGTGGGTCCGCCGAGCAACTCCCGCCCGGGATCCACCGGTTGACGGCCAGCGCACCCGACGGCCGTTCCGCGGCAGCCCACCTGGTCGTCGCCCCCGCCCGGCTGCCCACGCCGGCCGCCCGCTCGTACGGTCTGCTCGTCCAGCTCTACTCCCTGCTCTCACACCGTTCCTGGGGCATGGGCGACCTCGGTGACCTCGCCGAACTCACCGCCTGGGCCGGACGGGCCCTCGGCGCGGGGTTCGTCCAGGTCAACCCGCTGCACGCGGCCGTGCCCGGCGCTCCCACCGACCCCTCTCCCTACCGCCCCTCCTCCCGCCGCTTCCCCGACCCCGTGCACCTGCGCGTCGAGGACATCCCCGAGTACGCCTACGTCGAGGACCGCGAGCACCTGCGTGCGCTGCTCGGGCGCGCCGCCGGGCTGCGCGAATCGGTACTGGAGAAGGGCGCGTTGATCGACCGGGACGCGGTCTGGGCGCTCAAGCGGCAGGCGCTGGAGCTGATCCGCGAGGTGGAGCCGGGGCCCGGGCGGCGTGCCGCGTACGTCGACTTCGTCGCCGAGGAGGGTGAGGCCCTGGAGGACCACGCCACGTGGTACGCCCTGGCCGAGGTGCACGGCTCCGACTGGAGCCGGTGGCCGGCCGCCCTGCGTGATCCCCGGTCGGCCGAAACGGCTCGCGCCCGCGGGCAGTTGCTGGACCGGGTGGACTTCCACTCCTGGCTGGCCTGGCTCACCGACGCCCAGCTCACCGACGCCCAGCGCGCCGCGCGCGAGGCCGGGATGCCGATCGGGATCGTGCACGACCTGGCGGTCGGAGTGCATCCGGGGGGCGCCGACGCCTGGGCGCAGCAGGAGTACTTCGCCGCCGGGATGTCGGTGGGCGCGCCACCGGACGCCTTCAACGCGCGCGGCCAGGACTGGGGCCTGCCGCCCTGGAGGCCGGACCGCCTCGCCGAGTCCGGCTACGCGCCGTACCGCCGCCTGCTGAAGGCGCTCTTCCGCTACGCCGGCGCCCTGCGCATCGACCACGTCATGGGCCTGTTCCGCCTCTGGTGGGTGCCGCAGGGACACCCGCCCACCGAGGGGACGTACGTCCGCTACGACGCGGAGGCCATGCTCGCCGTCCTGGTGCTGGAGGCCTCGCGCGCCGGTTCCGTCGTCATCGGCGAGGACCTGGGCACGGTCGAGCCCGGCGTACGCGAGACGCTGCGCGAGCGCGGGGTGCTCGGCACGTCCGTCCTGTGGTTCGAACGGGACTGGGACGGCGACGGCCGTCCGCTGCCGCCGGAGCGCTGGCGCGCCGACTGCCTGGCCACCGCCACCACCCACGACCTGCCGCCCACCGCCGCCCGCCTCACCGGCGAGCACGTCGAACTCCGCGACAGCCTGGGCCTGTTGACCCGTCCGCTGGAGGAGGAGCGCGCGGAGGCGGCGGCCGACACGGGCGAGTGGCTGGCCCTGCTCACCCGCCTCGGCCTGCTGGACGGCATGGGTGGCGGCCACGGCACGTCGCAGGAGGAGGCCGAGATCCAGGCGGTCCACCGCTTCCTGCTCGCCACCCCGTCCCGCATGCTCGGCGTCTGGCTCCCCGACACGCTCGGCGACCGCCGTCCCCAGAACCTTCCCGGCACCTGGGACCAGTACCCGAACTGGCGGCTCCCGATCGCGGACGCGGAGGGCCGCCCGGTCACCCTGGAGGAGCTGGCGGGATCGCCACGTCTGCATGCGCTGATCGATGTGCTGCGGGCGGGGCGGCAGGAGTAG
- a CDS encoding FtsX-like permease family protein, protein MRTDLRLAWLLTRGSDRREWWRIGLTAVGAAMATGIALAVVSLASLDGYYSVSVGSGLLDSDSDRRGVIFALGLLLIPVLGFLGQCARIGAVHRDRRLAALRLAGASPRQVRRIAALESGPACLAGSAVATATFVPLLPALWSRPTAPAWAGIALVAAAVPVLGAAVSALALGRVVASPLGWVRRVRATRGPGRLFKSATWLLAATLLFIVVAPLFSDSFTFTPGPPTLIVLTLLISCTAVWLSGSSSRQLGAGLAARTRRPAVLIAAERLCEDPWAAARTHAAVLLVTVVGSGFVGVRQVLLTELHAMRREGRLGTDMAYYTTGIDLTAAAILVALALILTGLAVGTAESLATRRRGLAAQSAAGVPHGVLARALLLETALPLAPAVAVAGIGGLGIGAWYASLSTDYIVAPVPYGTLLVPFAVYACCLLAAATSLPLLRRSVRPAELRYA, encoded by the coding sequence ATGAGGACCGATCTTCGGCTGGCCTGGCTGCTGACCCGGGGCTCCGACCGGCGGGAGTGGTGGCGGATCGGGCTGACGGCGGTCGGGGCGGCGATGGCGACGGGCATCGCGCTCGCGGTCGTCTCGCTCGCCTCGCTGGACGGGTACTACTCCGTGTCCGTCGGGTCCGGGCTGCTCGACTCCGACAGCGACCGGCGCGGAGTGATCTTCGCGTTGGGGCTGCTGCTCATCCCGGTGCTCGGGTTCCTCGGCCAGTGCGCGCGCATCGGAGCGGTGCACCGCGACCGGCGGCTGGCCGCGCTGCGGCTCGCGGGAGCCTCGCCCCGGCAGGTGCGGCGGATCGCGGCGCTGGAGTCGGGGCCTGCCTGTCTGGCCGGTTCGGCGGTGGCCACGGCCACCTTCGTGCCGCTGCTGCCGGCTCTGTGGTCGCGCCCCACCGCCCCCGCCTGGGCGGGCATCGCCCTGGTGGCCGCGGCCGTACCCGTGCTGGGCGCGGCCGTGAGCGCCCTGGCGCTGGGCCGGGTGGTGGCCTCGCCACTCGGGTGGGTACGCCGGGTGCGGGCCACGCGGGGCCCGGGGCGGCTGTTCAAGTCGGCGACCTGGCTGCTGGCCGCGACGCTGCTGTTCATCGTCGTGGCCCCGCTCTTCAGCGACTCCTTCACCTTCACCCCCGGCCCGCCGACGCTGATCGTCCTGACGCTGCTGATCAGCTGTACGGCGGTGTGGCTGTCCGGCTCGTCGTCCCGGCAGCTGGGCGCGGGCCTGGCCGCCCGCACCCGGCGCCCGGCGGTGCTGATCGCGGCGGAACGGCTGTGCGAGGACCCGTGGGCGGCGGCCCGTACGCACGCGGCGGTGCTGCTGGTGACGGTCGTGGGCTCGGGCTTCGTCGGCGTACGGCAGGTGCTGCTGACCGAGCTGCACGCCATGCGCCGCGAAGGACGGCTGGGCACGGACATGGCCTACTACACGACGGGCATCGACCTGACGGCCGCCGCGATCCTCGTCGCGCTCGCGCTCATCCTCACCGGCCTCGCCGTCGGCACCGCCGAGTCCCTCGCCACCCGGCGCCGGGGTCTGGCCGCGCAGTCCGCCGCCGGAGTGCCGCACGGCGTGCTGGCCCGGGCACTGCTCCTGGAGACCGCGCTGCCGCTGGCCCCCGCGGTCGCGGTGGCGGGCATCGGCGGCCTGGGGATCGGCGCCTGGTACGCCTCGCTCAGCACGGACTACATCGTGGCGCCGGTGCCGTACGGCACGCTCCTGGTGCCGTTCGCCGTGTACGCGTGCTGCCTGCTGGCGGCGGCCACCTCACTCCCTCTGCTGCGCCGCTCGGTCCGCCCGGCCGAGCTGCGCTACGCATGA
- a CDS encoding MarR family winged helix-turn-helix transcriptional regulator: MTAQHNDPVDAIIGQWAEVRPDLDTAAMEVFGRIFRLSRTMGDRMERAYAPYGISRGEFDVLATLRRSGEPYTLSPRQLSGTLMLTTGGMTGRLDKLERAGLLRRFPDPHDRRALQVTLTDKGLAIIDEAVGAGLAAETEALSALDAEQAGQLADLLRELLTGTATGSGSDRP; this comes from the coding sequence ATGACTGCGCAGCACAACGACCCCGTCGACGCGATCATCGGCCAGTGGGCCGAGGTGCGGCCCGATCTCGACACCGCCGCGATGGAGGTCTTCGGGCGGATCTTCCGGCTGTCGCGGACGATGGGCGACCGGATGGAGCGGGCGTACGCGCCCTACGGGATCTCGCGCGGTGAGTTCGACGTCCTCGCCACCCTGCGCCGCTCCGGCGAGCCGTACACCCTCTCGCCCCGGCAGCTGTCCGGCACGCTGATGCTCACCACGGGCGGCATGACCGGCCGACTCGACAAACTGGAGCGGGCCGGCCTGCTCCGCCGCTTCCCCGACCCGCACGACCGCCGCGCGCTCCAAGTGACGCTCACGGACAAGGGGCTGGCCATCATCGACGAGGCGGTCGGCGCCGGCCTCGCCGCCGAGACCGAGGCCCTGTCCGCCCTGGACGCCGAACAGGCCGGCCAACTGGCCGACCTGCTGCGGGAGTTGCTCACCGGGACGGCCACGGGGTCCGGGTCCGACCGGCCCTGA
- a CDS encoding EamA family transporter, which translates to MPANRSALIALTTLAPASWGTTYAVTTQFLPPDRPLFTGLVRALPAGLLLLAITRVLPRGAWWWKAAVLGALNIGAFFPLLFLSAYRLPGGMAAVVGSVGPLFVAGLAAVLLGERPTLRTLLTGIAAAFGVSLVVLKAAGALDGLGVLAALAATASMSTGTVLTKRWGRPEGVGPLALTGWQLTAGGLLIAPLALLVEGAPPALDGRAVGGYLYLALANTAVAYWLWFRGIGRLTATQVTFLGPLSPLTAAIVGWAALGQALTPLQLTGMALAFGATAAGQIRPRVAHQSFSSAEHTGQEHSMDVTGSALRR; encoded by the coding sequence ATGCCCGCGAACCGCAGCGCTCTCATAGCCCTCACCACCCTCGCCCCCGCCTCCTGGGGCACCACATACGCCGTCACCACCCAGTTCCTGCCGCCCGACCGCCCGCTCTTCACCGGCCTGGTGCGCGCTCTCCCCGCCGGCCTGCTGCTCCTCGCGATCACCCGTGTCCTCCCGCGCGGCGCCTGGTGGTGGAAGGCCGCGGTCCTCGGTGCACTCAACATCGGCGCCTTCTTCCCCCTCCTCTTCCTCTCCGCCTACCGGCTGCCCGGCGGTATGGCGGCGGTTGTGGGATCGGTCGGCCCGCTGTTCGTCGCCGGGCTCGCGGCGGTGCTGCTGGGGGAGCGGCCGACCCTGCGGACCCTGCTCACGGGGATCGCGGCGGCCTTCGGTGTCAGCCTCGTCGTACTGAAGGCGGCCGGGGCGCTGGACGGGCTGGGCGTCCTGGCGGCCCTCGCCGCCACCGCGTCCATGTCCACCGGCACGGTGCTCACCAAGCGATGGGGCCGACCCGAGGGCGTCGGCCCGCTCGCCCTCACCGGCTGGCAGCTCACCGCGGGCGGCCTGCTCATCGCGCCTCTCGCCCTGCTGGTCGAGGGTGCGCCGCCCGCGCTGGACGGTCGCGCCGTCGGCGGCTACCTCTATCTCGCCCTCGCCAATACGGCGGTCGCGTACTGGCTCTGGTTCCGCGGCATCGGCCGGCTCACCGCCACACAGGTCACCTTCCTCGGCCCGCTGTCACCGCTGACCGCGGCGATCGTCGGCTGGGCGGCCCTCGGCCAGGCACTGACACCCCTCCAGCTGACGGGCATGGCCCTGGCCTTCGGGGCGACGGCGGCAGGGCAGATCCGGCCGAGGGTGGCCCACCAATCGTTCAGTTCAGCTGAACATACCGGTCAAGAACATTCGATGGACGTGACAGGTTCGGCGCTGCGACGGTAG
- a CDS encoding DMT family transporter, whose product MAAVLHRTAPTTETSSATRDAPLRGLAFAALATVVWSGSFVTSRALHDSVPPVQQAFWRWLVALVAVAPFGARQAWRQRQLIRRHLGFVLLASLLGVSVYNTLVNQAGLTVPAASMGMIMAASPVLMAVFERLGGVRLGARRVAGLVTACGGVLLLMGGGAGFSPGDLWMIAAACCFGSYSAVLRRRPAELGGAALLFTTFLLGDVMLLPAFVADLAVHGGFQPTAGTVLPLLYVGIASSAVAFFAWNRAIALVGPSRAGAVYHLQPVCVALLSRAVLGETLGPARLLCMSLILGGVVLGAAV is encoded by the coding sequence GTGGCCGCCGTCCTGCACCGGACCGCCCCTACGACCGAGACCTCCTCCGCCACCCGCGACGCCCCCCTCCGCGGGCTCGCGTTCGCCGCGCTGGCCACCGTCGTGTGGTCCGGCAGCTTCGTCACCTCCCGGGCCCTGCACGACAGCGTCCCTCCGGTGCAGCAGGCCTTCTGGCGCTGGCTGGTGGCGCTCGTCGCCGTCGCCCCCTTCGGAGCCCGGCAGGCCTGGCGGCAGCGGCAGTTGATACGACGTCATCTCGGCTTCGTACTGCTCGCCTCGCTCCTCGGCGTGAGCGTCTACAACACCCTCGTCAACCAGGCGGGGCTGACCGTCCCGGCCGCCAGCATGGGCATGATCATGGCTGCTTCGCCGGTGCTGATGGCGGTGTTCGAGAGGCTGGGCGGTGTGCGGCTGGGGGCACGCAGGGTCGCCGGACTGGTGACGGCGTGCGGGGGTGTGCTGCTGCTCATGGGAGGCGGGGCCGGCTTCTCCCCGGGTGACCTCTGGATGATCGCCGCGGCCTGCTGCTTCGGTTCCTACAGCGCGGTGCTGCGGCGCAGGCCGGCCGAACTCGGCGGCGCGGCCCTCCTGTTCACCACGTTCCTGCTGGGCGACGTCATGCTGCTGCCCGCCTTCGTGGCCGACCTCGCCGTCCACGGCGGGTTCCAGCCGACGGCCGGCACCGTCCTTCCGCTGCTCTACGTCGGGATCGCCTCCTCGGCCGTCGCCTTCTTCGCCTGGAACAGGGCGATCGCGCTCGTCGGTCCTTCCCGGGCCGGAGCCGTCTACCACCTTCAGCCGGTCTGCGTGGCCCTGCTGTCCCGGGCCGTGCTCGGCGAGACGCTCGGCCCGGCAC
- a CDS encoding FAD-dependent monooxygenase: protein MNGNGNGTNSTQHPVIVVGAGPAGLLLAGDLATAGVPVTLLEKRPHRTSNLSRAFVLHARTLEQLDARGLADGLESVGRRHDSLRLFGRLTVELGTLPSRFNHLLVIPQYEVEKDLERRAVEAGVDFRYETELTGLAQDADGVTVEARGPGGEAHRLRAGYAVGTDGMRSAVREAIGLPFPGRSVIRSVVLADVRLAEEPENLLTVNAVGDAFAFLAPFGDGYHRVIAWNRARDVSDSEPLGLDEVKEATRLALGRDFGMRDARWMSRFHSDERQAPAYRVGRVFLAGDAAHVHTPAGGQGMNTGLQDSANLSWKLAAVVQGHADAALLDTYQAERHPVGRAVLRSSGGIVRLAMAERPWELALRSVLTTFLDTVGPARRKGIGQITGIGYRYPAPRGAHRLVGTRVPDVALEGCRLYEALRGGRFVLITPEAYEGLGAGRDRLAVERWASDRRTAVLVRPDGYVAWAADSADAATVEEAVARHLGRLRAGRTRTPWPSR from the coding sequence ATGAACGGCAACGGCAACGGCACCAACAGCACCCAGCACCCCGTGATCGTCGTCGGCGCGGGCCCCGCCGGCCTTCTGCTGGCCGGAGATCTCGCCACCGCCGGTGTCCCGGTCACCCTCCTCGAAAAGCGCCCGCACCGCACCAGCAACCTCTCCCGCGCCTTCGTCCTGCACGCCCGCACCCTCGAACAGCTCGACGCCCGCGGTCTCGCCGACGGCCTGGAGTCCGTCGGCCGCCGCCACGACAGCCTGCGCCTCTTCGGCCGCCTCACCGTCGAGCTCGGCACGCTCCCCTCCCGCTTCAACCACCTCCTCGTCATCCCGCAGTACGAGGTGGAGAAGGATTTGGAGCGGCGTGCCGTCGAGGCGGGCGTCGACTTCCGGTACGAGACCGAGCTGACCGGGCTGGCCCAGGACGCGGACGGGGTGACGGTCGAGGCCCGCGGACCCGGTGGGGAGGCGCACCGCCTGCGCGCCGGGTACGCCGTCGGCACGGACGGCATGCGCAGTGCCGTGCGCGAAGCGATCGGGCTGCCCTTCCCCGGTCGCTCCGTCATCCGTTCGGTCGTCCTCGCGGACGTACGGCTGGCCGAGGAGCCCGAGAACCTGCTGACCGTCAACGCCGTCGGCGACGCCTTCGCCTTCCTCGCGCCGTTCGGCGACGGCTACCACCGCGTCATCGCCTGGAACCGGGCCCGCGACGTATCCGACAGCGAGCCCCTCGGCCTCGACGAGGTCAAGGAGGCCACCCGGCTCGCCCTCGGCCGTGACTTCGGTATGCGCGACGCCCGCTGGATGTCCCGCTTCCACAGCGACGAACGCCAGGCGCCCGCCTACCGCGTGGGCCGCGTCTTCCTCGCCGGGGACGCCGCGCACGTCCACACCCCGGCCGGCGGCCAGGGCATGAACACCGGCCTGCAGGACTCGGCCAACCTGAGCTGGAAGCTCGCCGCCGTCGTCCAGGGTCACGCGGACGCGGCACTCCTCGACACCTACCAGGCCGAGCGCCACCCCGTCGGCCGGGCCGTCCTGCGCAGCAGTGGCGGCATCGTCCGCCTCGCGATGGCCGAGCGCCCCTGGGAACTGGCGCTGCGGTCCGTGCTCACCACCTTCCTCGACACCGTCGGCCCCGCCCGGCGCAAGGGGATCGGCCAGATCACCGGCATCGGCTACCGCTACCCCGCCCCCCGCGGCGCCCACCGCCTCGTCGGCACCCGCGTCCCGGACGTCGCCCTGGAGGGCTGCCGCCTCTACGAGGCCCTGCGCGGCGGCCGGTTCGTGCTGATCACCCCGGAGGCGTACGAGGGCCTGGGTGCCGGCAGGGACCGGCTGGCGGTGGAGCGCTGGGCGAGCGACCGGCGTACGGCCGTCCTGGTCCGGCCCGACGGGTACGTGGCCTGGGCGGCGGACTCGGCGGACGCGGCGACGGTCGAGGAAGCGGTCGCGCGCCACCTGGGCCGGCTCAGGGCCGGTCGGACCCGGACCCCGTGGCCGTCCCGGTGA